The following coding sequences are from one Macaca mulatta isolate MMU2019108-1 chromosome 7, T2T-MMU8v2.0, whole genome shotgun sequence window:
- the LOC106996477 gene encoding uncharacterized protein LOC106996477, translating into MSEETRPIKLAKAKEKKQQNRAQLEEEKKASHQHQDALRRELEAQVHTIRILTCEKTELQTALYYSERAVQQLQGECRHVVGRLHDSWNFARNLERDLSAVATQKKADRYIEELTKERDALSLELYRNTITDDELKEKNAELQEKLRLVESEKSEIQLNVKELESKLEKAKLLLPQQQLQEEADHLGKELQSVSAKLQAQVEENKLWNRLYQQQEEKMWRQEEKIQEQEEKIREQEEKRQEQEEKIREQEEKRQEQEKEMWKQEEKIKEQEEKIREQEEKRREQEEKMWRQEEKMWRQEEKIHEQEEKIREQEKRRQEQEEIWRQKEKIREQEEKMHDQEEKIREQKKIHKQEEKIPEQKKKRQEQEEMWRQEKKIREQEEKMHEQEEKIQEQKEKMHNQEEKIQEQEEKMHEQEEKIHEQEEMIREQEEKMHKQEEKIREQEKKRQEQEEKMWRQEEKIREQEEKMHEQEEKMHEQEEKIQEQKKKIQEQEKKRQEQEEKIWRQEEKMREQEEKIQEQEQKIQEQEEKIREQMWRQEEKIQEQKENMHNQEEKIREQEDKMHKQENIWEREKKRQEQEEKMRRQEEKLREQEEKIWRQEEKIREQKEIIREQDEVMREQEEKMCEQEEKLGKKEDMLREQEEKMCEQEEILGEKEDMLREQEEKLWEQEKKMWEQEEKMWRQEKKLGEQEEKMWRQEEMMREQEKMMWEQEKMIWEKEQKIREQEEKMRRQEEKMRRQEEKMREKEEKMQTQEEKMREQETRLWQQEEKMQKQEVRLQELEERLGELGRKAELWGSRRRWLQTLEIIQNALTTT; encoded by the exons ATGTCCGAAGAAACCCGACCGATCAAATTGGCCAAGGCCAAGGAAAAG AAACAGCAGAACCGAGCCCAGCTGGAAGAA GAAAAGAAGGCAAGCCACCAACATCAGGATGCCCTAAGGAGGGAGCTAGAG gccCAGGTTCATACCATACGAATCCTTACATGTGAGAAAACTGAGCTTCAGACGGCACTCTATTACAGCGAGCGTGCTGTCCAGCAGTTGCAAG GAGAGTGCAGGCATGTGGTCGGCCGCCTGCATGATTCATGGAATTTTGCAAGAAATTTAGAGCGGGATCTCTCTGCTGTCGCTACACAGAAGAAGGCTGACAGG TACATCGAGGAGTTAACAAAGGAGAGGGATGCCCTGAGTCTGGAACTGTACAGGAACAC CATAACCGATGATGAGCTGAAGGAGAAAAATGCCGAACTACAAGAAAAACTTCGacttgtagaatctgagaagtcTGAGATCCAGCTCAATGTAAAGGAGCTAGAAAGCAAGCTGGAGAAAGCCAAGCTCCTGCTGCCACAG cagcagctgcaggaggAGGCTGACCACCTTGGTAAGGAGCTGCAGAGTGTGTCCGCGAAGCTCCAAGCCCAGGTGGAAGAGAACAAGTTGTGGAACCGCCTGTACCAGCAACAGGAAGAGAAGAtgtggaggcaggaagagaagatacaggagcaggaggagaagatacgggagcaggaggagaagaggcaagagcaggaggagaagatacgggagcaggaggagaagaggcaggagcaggagaaggagatgtggaagcaggaggagaagataaaggagcaggaggagaagatacgggagcaggaagagaagaggcgggagcaggaggagaagatgtggaggcaggaggagaagatgtggaggcaggaggagaagatacatgagcaggaggagaagatacgggagcaggagaagaggaggcaggagcAGGAAGAGATTTGGAGGCAAAAGGAGAAGatacgggagcaggaggagaagatgcatgATCAGGAGGAGAAGATAAGGGAGCAGAAGAAGATACacaagcaggaggagaagataccAGAGCAGAAGAAGAAGAGGCAAGAGCAGGAGGagatgtggaggcaggagaagaagatacgggagcaggaggagaagatgcatgagcaggaggagaagatacagGAGCAGAAGGAGAAGATGCACAATCAGGAGGAGAAGAtacaggagcaggaggagaagatgcatgagcaggaggagaagatacatGAGCAGGAGGAGATGAtaagggagcaggaggagaagatgcacaagcaggaggagaagatacgggagcaggagaagaagaggcaggagcaggaagagaagatgtggaggcaggaggagaagatacgggagcaggaggagaagatgcacgagcaggaggagaagatgcacgagcaggaggagaagatacagGAGCAGAAGAAGAAGATACAAGAGCAGGAGAAGaagaggcaggagcaggaggagaagatttggaggcaggaggagaagatgcgtGAGCAGGAGGAGAAAATACAGGAGCAGGAACAGAAGAtacaggagcaggaggagaagatacgggagcagatgtggaggcaggaggagaagatacagGAGCAGAAGGAGAATATGCACAAtcaggaggagaagatacgggaGCAGGAGGATAAGATGCACAAGCAGGAGAATATATGGGAGCGGGAGAAGaagaggcaggagcaggaggagaagatgcggaggcaggaggagaagctacgggagcaggaggagaagatatggaggcaggaggagaagatacgggaGCAGAAGGAGATAATACGGGAGCAGGATGAGGTGatgcgggagcaggaggagaagatgtgtGAGCAGGAGGAGAAGCTGGGGAAGAAGGAGGATATGctgcgggagcaggaggagaagatgtgtGAGCAGGAGGAGATTCTGGGGGAGAAGGAGGATATGCTGCGGGAGCAGGAAGAAAAGCTGTGGGAGCAGGAGAAGAAGAtgtgggagcaggaggaaaagatgtggaggcaagagaagaagctaggggagcaggaggagaagatgtggaggcaggaggagatgATGCGGGAGCAGGAGAAGATGATGTGGGAGCAGGAGAAGATGATATGGGAGAAGGAGCAAAAGATAcgtgagcaggaggagaagatgcggaggcaggaggagaagatgcggaggcaggaggagaagatgcgggagaaggaggagaagatgcagacgcaggaggagaagatgcggGAGCAGGAAACGAGGCTGTggcagcaggaggagaagatgcagaAGCAGGAGGTGAGactgcaggagctggaggagaggctgggggagCTGGGGCGGAAGGCCGAGCTCTGGGGGAGCAGGCGGAGGTGGTTGCAAACCCTGGAGATCATACAGAACGCCCTCACCACAACTTAG